From the Nocardiopsis changdeensis genome, one window contains:
- a CDS encoding GNAT family N-acetyltransferase — translation MTALRPPRPVLPSVVLETERLRLRAFIEDDIDDVYASCSDPGLQAWLPLPRPDAPYTRADAEQWCREIAPGMRTGGEGQQWAVTLRDGGRLVGAVGLVRVMWQAMNSEIGYWAAPGERGRGHITEAVVAVSRWALDQGFQRLEIKAAPRNTASRRVAEKAGFTLEGVERGAMPLHGGRRTDLAVYGLLPADLRDRPPAH, via the coding sequence ATGACCGCCCTGCGCCCACCGCGCCCGGTCCTGCCCTCCGTCGTCCTGGAGACCGAGCGCCTGCGCCTGCGCGCCTTCATCGAGGACGACATCGACGACGTGTACGCCTCCTGCAGCGACCCGGGCCTGCAGGCCTGGCTCCCGCTCCCCCGCCCCGACGCCCCCTACACGCGCGCGGACGCCGAGCAGTGGTGCCGGGAGATCGCGCCGGGGATGCGCACCGGCGGCGAGGGCCAGCAGTGGGCGGTCACGCTCAGGGACGGCGGCCGGCTGGTGGGCGCGGTGGGGCTGGTCCGCGTGATGTGGCAGGCGATGAACAGCGAGATCGGCTACTGGGCGGCCCCCGGCGAACGCGGCCGAGGCCACATCACCGAGGCGGTGGTGGCGGTGTCCCGCTGGGCCCTGGACCAGGGGTTCCAGCGGCTGGAGATCAAGGCGGCGCCACGGAACACCGCCTCGCGCCGGGTGGCCGAGAAGGCCGGGTTCACCCTGGAGGGCGTGGAGCGCGGCGCCATGCCCCTGCACGGGGGCCGCCGCACCGACCTGGCCGTGTACGGACTGCTCCCCGCCGACCTCCGGGACCGGCCCCCGGCGCACTGA
- a CDS encoding DUF6504 family protein: protein MPRGSVVGRYYGTEVTVVEDAGRPARFTWNGRVYGVRRIMEHWVTPQDGWRASRGPLTPRSEHWRLEAGAAGSEGVYELRHDTATGTWSLSRVWG from the coding sequence ATGCCGAGGGGAAGTGTCGTGGGAAGGTACTACGGGACAGAGGTGACGGTCGTGGAGGACGCGGGCCGGCCGGCCCGGTTCACCTGGAACGGCAGGGTCTACGGCGTGCGCCGGATCATGGAGCACTGGGTCACGCCGCAGGACGGGTGGCGGGCCTCGCGCGGTCCCCTGACGCCCCGCAGCGAGCACTGGCGGCTGGAGGCCGGCGCCGCCGGATCCGAGGGGGTGTACGAACTGCGCCACGACACCGCCACCGGGACCTGGTCGCTGTCCCGGGTGTGGGGGTGA
- the cobT gene encoding nicotinate-nucleotide--dimethylbenzimidazole phosphoribosyltransferase: MTEDDREDSRRGGAGGEDPRGRTAGTPGFGPLGGLLDGLPESGRGTRPRRPAGANPFRRPDPAPAARPERSPAAPPPPAPAAPPPEPEDRAEPAARAPEPEPPADPAPTPPARPNVIPFRNPPEPDPRAEHPPQDRTGADAPPERADHPAATAAGTPADTTPATTEAEQSMHVHEAAVPHAEPHPAQPPRPAAVRPAPEPASPAPAPAEPAAPAERTDHAYDEAERAAVYRAIHDRRDVRTGFLPDPVDHEVLARVLEAAHRAPSIGHSQPWDFVVIEDPGLRGRVLDLARRERDEYAHALPGTRARAFSGLKVEAVAEAPLNIAVTVDPARGLRHTPGRHARPMSASYAAALAVENLWLAARAEGLGVGWVGFADERDVARVLDLPSHLEVVAYLCLGHVEEFPTEPELGLSGRAKGRPLSWAVHHDRYGRRGLPGQEPTTLLEETIAAIGVLNTRAVEEARDRQDRMTKPPGSLGILEEVSVRLAGLAGECPPPIPEPAAVAVFAGDHGVHAQGVTAWPQEVTEQMVHNFLNGGAVVNAFAAQVGAEVTVVDVGVVGDLPHAAGLLSRKVARGTADITQGPAMTRDQAMQALESGIEVARDLVTAGNRCLVTGDMGIANTTPSAALICAFTGAAAEEATGRGTGVDDAMFDNKVDVVRRALAANPVDPADPIGTLAALGGFEHAALAGFILGGAAMRVPVLLDGVIAGSAALAAAAISGDSIGAYFAGHRSSEPGHALVLEHLGLRPLVDLEMRLGEGSGALLALPLLQGAARALRDVATFDDAGVSSAH, from the coding sequence ATGACCGAGGACGACCGAGAGGACTCCCGCCGCGGCGGCGCGGGCGGCGAGGACCCCCGCGGCCGGACCGCCGGGACGCCCGGCTTCGGGCCGCTCGGCGGCCTGCTCGACGGCCTGCCCGAGAGCGGCCGCGGCACCAGGCCCCGGCGGCCTGCGGGGGCCAACCCGTTCCGGCGGCCCGACCCGGCCCCCGCCGCCCGCCCCGAGCGGTCCCCGGCGGCCCCACCGCCCCCGGCCCCCGCCGCGCCGCCGCCCGAGCCGGAGGACCGGGCCGAGCCCGCCGCCCGGGCACCCGAACCCGAACCGCCCGCCGACCCCGCCCCGACCCCGCCGGCCCGGCCCAACGTGATCCCCTTCCGGAACCCGCCCGAGCCCGACCCCCGGGCCGAGCACCCGCCACAGGACCGGACCGGGGCCGACGCGCCGCCGGAACGCGCCGACCACCCGGCGGCCACCGCCGCCGGGACACCAGCGGACACCACCCCCGCGACCACCGAAGCAGAACAGAGCATGCACGTACACGAAGCGGCCGTCCCCCACGCCGAGCCGCACCCGGCACAGCCGCCGCGCCCCGCCGCGGTCCGACCCGCACCGGAGCCGGCCTCCCCGGCACCGGCCCCCGCGGAGCCGGCCGCACCGGCGGAACGCACCGACCACGCCTACGACGAGGCCGAGCGCGCCGCCGTCTACCGGGCCATCCACGACCGGCGCGACGTGCGCACCGGGTTCCTCCCCGACCCCGTCGACCACGAGGTGCTCGCCCGCGTCCTGGAGGCCGCCCACCGGGCACCCAGCATCGGCCACTCCCAGCCCTGGGACTTCGTGGTCATCGAGGACCCCGGCCTGCGCGGCCGCGTCCTGGACCTGGCCCGGCGCGAACGCGACGAGTACGCCCACGCCCTGCCCGGCACCCGCGCCCGCGCCTTCTCCGGGCTCAAGGTCGAGGCCGTGGCCGAGGCCCCGCTCAACATCGCGGTCACCGTCGACCCCGCCCGCGGCCTGCGGCACACCCCCGGCCGCCACGCCCGGCCCATGAGCGCCTCCTACGCCGCCGCCCTGGCCGTGGAGAACCTGTGGCTGGCCGCCCGCGCCGAAGGCCTCGGCGTGGGCTGGGTCGGCTTCGCCGACGAACGCGACGTCGCCCGCGTCCTCGACCTCCCCTCCCACCTCGAAGTCGTCGCCTACCTCTGCCTGGGCCACGTCGAGGAGTTCCCCACCGAACCCGAGCTCGGCCTCTCCGGCCGGGCGAAGGGACGCCCCCTGTCCTGGGCGGTGCACCACGACCGCTACGGTCGCCGCGGTCTGCCCGGCCAGGAGCCCACGACCCTGCTGGAGGAGACCATCGCCGCCATCGGAGTCCTGAACACCCGCGCGGTGGAGGAGGCCCGGGACCGGCAGGACAGGATGACCAAGCCGCCGGGCTCCCTCGGGATCCTGGAAGAGGTGTCCGTCCGCCTGGCCGGGCTCGCCGGGGAGTGCCCCCCGCCCATCCCCGAGCCCGCGGCCGTCGCCGTGTTCGCCGGGGACCACGGCGTCCACGCCCAGGGGGTGACCGCCTGGCCGCAGGAGGTCACCGAGCAGATGGTGCACAACTTCCTCAACGGCGGAGCCGTCGTCAACGCGTTCGCCGCCCAGGTCGGGGCGGAGGTCACCGTGGTCGACGTCGGCGTGGTCGGCGACCTGCCGCACGCCGCCGGGCTGCTGTCGCGCAAGGTCGCCCGCGGCACCGCCGACATCACCCAGGGCCCCGCCATGACCCGCGACCAGGCCATGCAGGCCCTGGAGAGCGGCATCGAGGTGGCCCGCGACCTGGTCACCGCGGGCAACCGCTGCCTGGTCACCGGCGACATGGGCATCGCCAACACCACTCCTTCGGCCGCCCTCATCTGCGCCTTCACCGGCGCCGCCGCGGAGGAGGCCACCGGCCGCGGCACCGGGGTGGACGACGCGATGTTCGACAACAAGGTCGACGTGGTCCGCCGCGCCCTGGCGGCCAACCCCGTGGACCCGGCCGACCCCATCGGCACCCTGGCCGCCCTGGGCGGGTTCGAGCACGCGGCTCTGGCCGGGTTCATCCTCGGCGGCGCGGCCATGCGCGTCCCGGTGCTGCTCGACGGCGTCATCGCCGGATCGGCCGCACTGGCCGCCGCGGCGATCTCCGGCGACTCCATCGGCGCGTACTTCGCCGGCCACCGCTCCAGCGAGCCCGGCCACGCCCTGGTGCTGGAGCACCTGGGGCTGCGCCCGCTGGTGGACCTGGAGATGCGCCTGGGCGAGGGGTCGGGCGCGCTGCTGGCCCTGCCGCTCCTCCAGGGCGCGGCCCGGGCCCTGCGCGACGTCGCCACCTTCGACGACGCCGGGGTCTCCTCCGCGCACTGA
- a CDS encoding peptidoglycan recognition protein family protein: MRRRTFLTGATAAAGLAALGGVAAPRAALAAGDGTVPRVLAETAPAGTPVRPGRPFDVVTVTGRPGARGAIRFRTPSGTGAWEPLHLHAEGRDDDAPVGSALVRAPEGATGYEADIEGDTAAVNLFDGEGLRVGGPERTTLSAGDGRTAGPPALRLRTRAGWGADESWRFDGEGNDLWPAVFHPVQAITVHHTAMATTGDHSADVRAVYYLHAVEQAWGDIGYHLLIDPEGGVYEGRHSGEDGVPVFSGLPLPGRARSVTAGHAFGVNHGNVGVCLLGDFTDALPTPAAQDSLVRVLRLLCAVTGVDPRARIDYTNPATGAVTPGPALGRHRDWLSTECPGNAFAEVFDTAIRDRVARGLV, from the coding sequence ATGCGACGACGCACGTTCCTCACCGGTGCCACCGCCGCGGCCGGACTGGCCGCGCTGGGCGGTGTCGCGGCACCGCGCGCCGCTCTGGCCGCCGGGGACGGTACCGTTCCCCGCGTCCTGGCCGAGACCGCCCCCGCCGGTACCCCCGTCCGCCCCGGGCGGCCGTTCGACGTGGTCACGGTGACCGGCCGCCCCGGCGCCCGCGGCGCCATCCGCTTCCGCACCCCCTCCGGCACCGGCGCCTGGGAGCCCCTCCACCTGCACGCCGAGGGGCGCGACGACGACGCCCCGGTCGGCTCGGCCCTGGTCCGCGCCCCCGAGGGCGCCACCGGGTACGAGGCCGACATCGAGGGGGACACCGCCGCCGTGAACCTGTTCGACGGCGAGGGCCTGCGCGTCGGCGGTCCCGAGCGGACCACCCTGTCCGCCGGGGACGGCCGGACCGCGGGCCCGCCCGCCCTGCGCCTGCGCACGCGCGCCGGGTGGGGCGCCGACGAGTCCTGGCGGTTCGACGGCGAGGGGAACGACCTGTGGCCCGCGGTCTTCCACCCGGTGCAGGCGATCACCGTGCACCACACCGCCATGGCGACCACCGGCGACCACTCCGCCGACGTGCGCGCCGTGTACTACCTGCACGCGGTGGAGCAGGCCTGGGGCGACATCGGCTACCACCTGCTCATCGACCCCGAGGGCGGGGTGTACGAGGGGCGCCACTCCGGTGAGGACGGCGTCCCCGTCTTCTCCGGTCTCCCGCTGCCCGGCCGGGCGCGTTCGGTCACCGCCGGGCACGCCTTCGGCGTCAACCACGGCAACGTCGGCGTGTGCCTGCTCGGGGACTTCACCGACGCCCTGCCCACCCCGGCCGCCCAGGACTCGCTGGTCCGCGTACTGCGCCTGCTGTGCGCGGTGACCGGGGTGGACCCCCGCGCCCGGATCGACTACACCAACCCCGCCACGGGGGCCGTCACCCCCGGCCCTGCGCTGGGCCGGCACCGCGACTGGCTGTCCACCGAGTGCCCGGGCAACGCCTTCGCCGAGGTGTTCGACACCGCGATCCGCGACCGCGTCGCACGCGGTCTGGTCTGA